The following nucleotide sequence is from Ferruginibacter lapsinanis.
CATCCGCATTTTTCCGGAGATAGTTGCCAATATTTCATGCCCGTTTTCAAGCTTAACTTTAAACATAGCATTGCTTAATGCTTCTAAAATCGTACCGTCTTGTTTAATAAGTGCCTGTTTAGCCATATAAATTTTGGAGTGCAAAGGTAAGGGTAATAATTTAATTATTACAAAAAAATGCCTACAAATACCTATAAATGTGACATTTTTTTAGTAAAAGGGGGCTAATGGGCGGCTTATCCCCATATTTTGGGGATAAAATAGCTTGCGGAACGAAGATAAAAATGCCGGAATTAAGTATTCCGGCCGTAACAACGTCTTTTTTAAAATGCCTCTTCGTTGAGGTGAACCTTGGTCATTTCGTAGAAATGGTTCTGTAATTGATGTACACTTATCCAATTACCAATGATCCTTCTCTCATCCCTGTACCATATCTCCATTTTAGAAAAATCACTTTTTATAGGTAATAGTATCCTGAATGCTCCTTTCATATATTTAACAGAGCCGTCTTCATTTTCCTGTTTGGTAAACTTTAAATTCATTAACTGCTCTTCATTCAGGGGTATCGGGCTCAATTGATCCAATTCGAACCAAAACTCCTGCACTCCTGTGTCTACACAGACCTGCTTTTCATCATGATTCAGATTAGTAACTTCCCCGGGAAGCTTGTCT
It contains:
- the infA gene encoding translation initiation factor IF-1, whose product is MAKQALIKQDGTILEALSNAMFKVKLENGHEILATISGKMRMHYIRILPGDKVGVEMSPYDLTRGRIIFRYK